The sequence GTGCACCACCCCCATTCGGATAGAAGTCCACAAATCCAATAGGTGTGCGAAAACCAAGTATCCCACCACAACTATGTATTACATCAACAAACTCACCATCTGTTGGATCTAAATGCTGCTCTGGTCCGCTACAGTCCTCAAATGCAGGTCTCGCGGGATCGAGGCCTAGAAGTAtgcgcggtttttttttttatatattcttatTTACAGCTTTTCTATGTAACTCACCAGTTATCCTTCCAACGCGATATTTCGTATACGAACCAGCATAACCCATAATATGCGCTCCCAAACTGTGTCCGATCAGGTGTATACGCTTTGAGTCTGCATCTTTTTCCTCGACGAGCAAATCGATTAGTTTGGCCACAGCTCGGCCAACTTGCACTGTGTAACGTGCGGGtttcaaataataaatattatccGCTTGATCGCGCCAGTTGATTGCTAGAAAAAAATGGACATTATGCCTTTTCAATTAGGAGTTCCCAACTATGGAAGAAATGACTTATATCGTGTCGTGGGGGTGGGTACATATAGTATATGAATGGTGGCTCGGCGATGAGTAGCTTGGAATTGGTAAAGTTTCTGATGTTCCGGTTGCGCAGAAACTCTTCTAGAAATGCCAACGGTTGTTGGCTTTCTAGGAATGCTTGTCATTCCCATGCGGGAAAACCTGCTTGTTTTGCTATTATTTTGCTCTTTCAAGACTTCAAATCCCTGGGACTGGGTGGCATTATTCCTGCGCATCTTCTAAGTTCTTTGGTAGTTTCCTGCTGCTGGTTGGCCATAATTCAGACCAATTGCCTTAAACTTAGCTTAACAGCTAATATATAGGAAATGGGCTAAGTCACCTTCTTTCCGTAGTCTGGGAAGAGCTTTGATGGATCTCCTGTTGAACCTTGAAGTTAGTTGCTGTCGATTGGTTTCCTACGTAGATGACCAGATAATCCTGATAGCGAGTTAAGTTTTGGCCACATTGCGCTATGCTCTTTCAGACTGTCTGCATATGGTGTATAGGTAGGATGAACCACGTGGATTGTTTGTCAACCCTTGCGAAACAGAATTACTTAGTTCTCTTTACGAGACAATACAAGACACCTGGTTTCAAAACATCCTCAATggggaaatcggttgataaatgggCTAGGAAGACTCCGCTTTCCTTGTACTACTACAAGAGATCATAGGCAAGAGCTGAGGCCTCTGCTCCATTTGATAAGCTGTCAGCATTCTtaccaactttaactttatcaacACCTTCATTCCACCCAGATAGAAACCCAATATTTGACTAATTCTCGGATGACTCGAAGTTTAAAGGGACCGAGTTAATGTATTGAGTtcaatgtaagccgcaagttcgaAGTGAGTGATCAGTCTAGTgtcttccaagcggaaatagccGCGATGTAGGATGAGGCGTATAAGATGGATGGGATGCTATCCAATGCTACTACGGTTAGAGAATTTGTCATCTTCTCAGATAACCAAGGAGAATGCAAGGCTGTGAGCTCTTCTGGGGAGCGATTAAGGGTGTTCTGGGAGTGCCTGATCACAGTTCGGTGCATagatataatttttgttgttgttgttgtcgttgttgtaggaccaataaagacactccccaaagaTTATCGATGTTTCCGGATGtcgatccagtacgttccggtaacaagcaccattaagcgcGCCCATCTTGgaaacaatttaatatgaccacacccCCAGCgagtaagggggtaagaatatacccgcagtaggtaagcctggcgtaagaggcgactaaaataccagattcaaggggtgtgtagcgcaaccattcaggtttccagcgcaatatatagctttttcaaacgtaattgtcaacctcacctatccgcggcgaatcctgtttcactaacagacgagactctggcgacccgaagctcctcatggaacttgggggtggggagggaggggatggcctgaaggtttaatgtggccacataaatcgcccccgagatggtcgggctagcaccttaatggtgctgtggtaccggagcgtaccggatctatatccggcaaaggaccatcacatcgataacactccccaaagccttcggggagcaaccttatcgctacaacaacaacaacaacaaccgcattgaaccttctaggccatcccctaCCCGCTTGTTCCATGAGGAAATTAGAATCAACTCGCCTGCTGAATATGTTTATGATACATCATATTTGCAATAAGATTCGCCTCGCATAATGGAGTTTTACAATCAACCCCTTGAGTCCCGCATGCATATTGTCAAGCGGTTCCCTTAGCTGAATAAAATTGATGGGTAATTCGCAGTTTTGTTAACCACCTGTAGTCTACTCTTGCACAGATAAGCCTCAAAATAAGCTAAGAAATCGCTTTGCAGAAACTTCCTTTTGAAGGGTAGGGAGATCCTTCGagccggaagtggatggcaggcCCAAATCATTGGGTTCCCTAAGGCTCATTTGTTCAATGGGAGTCTATATGATACATTTCAATATATTGGATAACCCTCCTTGTTGAAGCTACATAACGGATTGTGAGGTGAAATCATCGACCTCGTTTTACTCGGAACTCTAAAGGATTTATCCAAGATAGAGATCGCTGATACGCAACGCCTCTCCAAGTAAGTGTAGCGTAAATGAGCTTCTCCTACCGGAATAGCTACCACTTTATCAATCCTAACCTATATCGTCAAGCTAACATTTTCAGAAGCTATCTATAACAAACAAATCTGCAATACCTCTCATCTAATGCAAAGTGCGTCGAACAAGTAGCATTAGTAACTTACCAAATATATTCAAGTTTCCGCGCATGGTATAAGCACCACGTATGGATTGTATGGAGTCACTGGTCGTACTCGATTTCCAACCATGTACCAATATTTTCGTATCCAACTCAGGCTTAAATTTTCCAGCCATATCTTCCCAAGTATCACGTTTTTGGCGTATAAGCGAGCCTTGACTGCTATTTGCGTGATTGCTTACGGTTATTTGCATTGTTGTTGTCTTATCGGTGTGAtctctgaaaaaaatttaaaattaaattaaataaaaaaatttcaattttaaatgatTCGATTAGGTTAGAAGTAGCTGTTCCATGCGTGATGTATTTATAAATCGCTTCCTGGTGACCGAGCTGAAGTACTTGGGCTTATATTTATAAGCGTTCTTCGTCCATCAATCGGTGTCAATTAAGTTAGGTTAGATTTGAtaggaacccacctatggaagcagaggaagcggACGATTCCCACTACGCTGGAAGgacccttgatgtgaccaattggcgccagttaacacaGCAGAGAAGCGACTGGGCGCATCTTttacggccataatcgtttaaaatgttaagcgccaattaagttattaagtaagtaaggtttGATAGGAGCGGCTTTTCCATAGGACTGAAGAACTTATCCTTCCCTCTTAGCATTTCAGAAAGCtctcgatatatgtatataaggttTATTAAGCCCATTTCGCTGTTCACTTGCTGGAAGGACTACACAAATTAAAACTTAGCAATGACTAAATACCGCTTTTGACACTAACCCGACATCCAAATAAGCTGAAAACTATTCATAAATGAGAACTCTTCTGCTTAACGCCAAGACTCGCCCGACACTTGCTGCGTTGACTCGATATCCCAAAAGGTATAAATCACCACTTTCGAAATGTTTAAACAGCCAGACGTAAGCCATTACTGACACTGCTGGTGATCACCTCAAAACCTTGGAATATACTAGAGTATACAAGGTCTGAGCAAAACCCCTTTTGCAAAGTTTTCCTTCTGCAAGAGGTTTTCCAGGTTTTTAACCAGTCAAGAATGTCATAAGGGGAGTAGCACTGGAAATTGCATGatgaactaaaaaaatgtatttacgcTACTGATTTCAGTGTTGGCCGCTGGCATCATAGCACAAATTAAATACTAATATTACGCACGGCACTCTCTCAGAATACTAAAGAAACGATGGGAGGTGAAGATGGGATGACACTTAGAGTATTGGAAGGAAAAGGTCCATGGAAACTTTATGGCCCTTCCTATTTATAGAATAAACTAAATAGTGAGATGTAGGAGGTTGTCGCGGATATGAGCCTATCTTCGCGAATAAAGGCCTAATGGCTGACTAAGTTATGTTATGCGAAAGGATGAAGACGTGTCGGCTCCTAGTGTGTTCCCATCGACACGCAAATTCGGCAAAAGTGGAAAGCGAAGACCTCCACCTCCTGTATATTGGAACGCTTTTTCGTCAGCCCTTGTTAGACAACCCGCTTTCGGTGTTGttccatcttcagtgtaatttttcgttatttttcaTTTCCGAGAACGTCGATACAGGATTGTCTCCAaaccaatatacatcaattatcctcCATGTCGGAAAATCACCTCCACTCAGGTTCAAAATCACTTCCCGAAAGCTAAGGGCATCAGTTGTCGTTAAGAAGCTATGGCGAGCAGGTTTTGCTCCAAAACAGCACTAATTATTGATTAAATTATTGCCTTTCTAAAGATTTTCAAAGTAAACCCGCTGCTACAATTTGTTGTCCAGGTTAACCGCAATGTACTTCGTCCTTTCTGAAAGTGTAGATGAGACTACCTTCCCAACTACCAGCCCGACAAAAAGAgatcattttattattttgtaactACTGCATATTTACCTATCAAAAAGTTCAACATTTATAAAATCAGGCAATTCATCTTGTTGGCTGTCCGCTGGTGGTTCAGTTAAGTAAGCAACTTGGGGATTACCATCACCATCTGGCATCCATATCCATGTCTTACCGTAATCTGCCTCGTCAGGCGTTGTTTGTGCGTTGCTTAATGCAACCACtaataataaatgaattaaaattaattttaaattttttattcctttatacattttttcttacCCAAAAATATTGTCAGCAAAAAAACCACCATTCTTCCGTTATGTAAAACTTGTTGTTTGAACGCCTAATTCCAACTAAGCTGTCCattattttgtgtttatattcttaatttaatataatttcttttattttgaatttatttttaacatttttatcaacTAACAGTACCTTCGAAAAAACTTTATTTCCATGTGCAATAATTGAGTTCCGCAATGTGCATCCATCACCTGCTGTTAAATGGGTTGGCGATAAGGGCGCATAGCATTGAAGCTATCAATTAGTCAGGGTCGGATTAACAAgcaggcagaataggcagttgcctggggtccactaaaatcgggggcccccgaaaaatgaaaaagacttctaaaattttcttacaaacataaaattctagagagtgaaagaaaaatataatcaaaactgaaaataatttttactcaaataaataaaactcaattgacctcattcaaaaggcgacgaccgacgaactagacaaggttcctaaaaaggatatTTTCGACTcttttgacaaattgtattagcgtgcaaagaagtgtatcgcaGTGAAAGTATattgatttataaaaaattattatctcaaaatgtacactggttgtttttattttgaaaaatttcagttatttttggaacagaggctgtagaagccttcaactctattttgactgctatgcgtccagtgagtaagtcattgcaaagtgaaaaagcagattggCAGATgtgtgcttttttgtacggatcgttagaagagagtttcctcgaaatcatcgacaatcttcacagtgaaatcaaacgacgtgcgaaagtgtatatggaagtttcagagagatttgcatttctcatcaacttttctctaagtgatggagacctccacgaagctataaataatttattttttattctagagatttggaagaatttttcattgaaatgaaacaattccaaagttacgtgaactgcagatacactgatgcacaaaaaactcatagtcatttttataagattctaatggaagacaaattagccgatgtatttcctaacacagaaatagctcttcggatttttttaatattaatgatcacaaattgttctgccgaacgatccttctcgcaattaaagtgaatcaaagctgctgaaagagctacaaggCGACAAGAgagactcgagatgttaggtataatttgtattgagtcagatttattgaataaaatcgatattgatgatataattgatgaatttgccaaaacaaatgtagaaaatgacatgtttaaaatgtagagagtaattttattgatattattacattgtgacaataaaagttttatgaaagatataagtttgtatttttttaatcgaaaaaagaagggaacgtaCGTgaaaaagggtccccaaattgatggttgcctagggccccatTGAGGGTTAATTCGGTCCTGCAATTAGTGGTGGGTAATGACGCAAACTTTCGAGCGCTGATACCAGAAAGGTAGCGTCACGGCCATGAGCTAATGCGATTGCGTTATTTTCTCTATTGCCGCAACTCaacaatttttttgcaaatacatAAAATGCGCAAGGCTTCAAGAAACATATCCAATCCAAGTACTATGAGAATGAACACTATTTCTTGAGATAGAGACAACAAAAAACCACTGCCACTTAATAGTCCGTTCAGTTAGTGACTAATTCAAAGCTTTAGAGAATACTGGAGTATCTTTATTCAAGACCATACACAAAAATAGCTTGTCTTTAACTCGTTCCGCGCGATTCTGTCTACTATATTTATAAGTAAAATATTTGCCATTGAACTCAGCCATAAATTTGATATAGCTTGAAAGGCATGCCCTACTGATTCCTGTGACTTCCACTAGCAATTTTTACGTTGGTGACCTTGTCCAGTGTAGGAACCTTACCTTATAGCCCTGTAAATTGCACCATATGCTCAATGTACAGACTTAGGCTATAAATGAAACGCaggaaaacaaaaaagttcaTTTGCTGCTACATCACATCGCCTATGCAACGTACAATACATTGTGCGACAAGTTAGCGCCGGCCGaactgaaaagaaaaaacatGACGAAATTTGTAAGACACTGGCTGAAATATTTGAGCCAAAGGCGCTAGAAATCGTGGAAAATTATCGTTTCCACCTAAGCCGGCAACATGACCATCAGTCGATGGACGAATTTTTGATTGAACTGAAGATAATAGCTACGCATTGCAATTTCGGTTCATATCTCGAGACAGCCTTAAGAAATCAAATAGTTTTCGGTTTGAAAAGCAAAGTTATGCGAAATCGGTTGCTAGAAAAAACAGATTTAACACTCGAGAACACATTAAAGACAGCACGTGCAATGGAACTGTCTGAAAAAGGTAATGCCGAAATGACACATAACCTCAAAGATGTTGGGCACGTATCACTCAAGGAAAAGACAAATCGTGCATCGGGAGGAAATCGGTCGAagaataccaataaaataaaaaactcaggAAAAGAACCGAAAAAAAGCTGTTATCGTTGTGGCGGACCACATATTTCGCGACAATgtacagaaaaaaatttatactttACGGAATGCTGCATATCCGGACACACAAAAAAAGTTTGCATCAAAACGAAACGGAAGCAGATGGACCAAACGGAGGATAACTACGCTGAGCATCGTGAATTGGAGGAGATCTGCCACATCATCGGAACCAAAGCTAAGCACACACCAAGGGAAAAAATTTTGGATTACAATGCAAGTAAACTCTTTCTTTATAGATTTTGAAATTGACAGCGGCGCACTGGTCGCAATTATGAGCAAACTCGATTAAAATCAGCAAATTTGACGCATTTAAGAACAACAACTACACGAACCGGACATAGAACTGGTCAGCTACACTGGAAATAATATCAAAGTATTCGGTTTCGTGTATGTCAAAGTCGCTTCTAAGGGGAAAATGTATGAGCTACGATTATACATTGTCGAATCAAAACGCCATCCATTATGGGGGCGTGAGTGGCTAAACCTATTGCCGTTGGACTGGAACAAAGTTTTTCGTGGCGAGCATACACTCGCGAAAATCGATGCCAAATATCTTTAGAAACATTGAGGCACAAGTATCCACGAGTGTTCGACACAACATCATTAGGCAAGCTAACCGGGTTGAAAGCACGTATTCACTTGAAACCTAACGTAACACCAATTTTCAAGAAAGCAAGGCGACCAGCGTTCTCAATGCGAGCACGAATCGAAAAAAATTGACGA is a genomic window of Eurosta solidaginis isolate ZX-2024a chromosome 4, ASM4086904v1, whole genome shotgun sequence containing:
- the LOC137249225 gene encoding pancreatic triacylglycerol lipase-like, with protein sequence MVVFLLTIFLVVALSNAQTTPDEADYGKTWIWMPDGDGNPQVAYLTEPPADSQQDELPDFINVELFDRDHTDKTTTMQITVSNHANSSQGSLIRQKRDTWEDMAGKFKPELDTKILVHGWKSSTTSDSIQSIRGAYTMRGNLNIFAINWRDQADNIYYLKPARYTVQVGRAVAKLIDLLVEEKDADSKRIHLIGHSLGAHIMGYAGSYTKYRVGRITGLDPARPAFEDCSGPEQHLDPTDGEFVDVIHSCGGILGFRTPIGFVDFYPNGGGAPQPGCTEISQIFTGCSHGRSYEYFAESIHTEKGFYATPCSTLQELLNRNCTGDKILMGDPVPMSARGIYYLKTGSKPGYALGLTTKDLNA